One window of the Triticum dicoccoides isolate Atlit2015 ecotype Zavitan chromosome 3B, WEW_v2.0, whole genome shotgun sequence genome contains the following:
- the LOC119276164 gene encoding uncharacterized protein LOC119276164 isoform X1 has protein sequence MMPHITEIKMAMRMPMPPADIGESVTAGNGSSDLSRIFSMSYWKDTNSSIMFFTPGRKKAKLFGDSDDGMVTSFSNIDSQERTSINKRVRRLQDLMTNMDKVIVRYRNFTLNLSLQVDQRVDRCRREDRAGGWNRRQWTILTLENGRISIGGSLFTWTMLGIFCGPSSLQNNAQSNLNSGHDSLKLLFSTLKKRFTRISGHALRKIAREYEEIFLE, from the exons ATGATGCCGCACATCACAGAGATCAAGATGGCCATGCGCATGCCGATGCCGCCCGCCGACATCGGCGAGAGCGTCACCGCCGGCAACGGCTCTAGTGACCTTTCCAGGATCTTCTCCATGAGCTACTGGAAGGACACCAACTCCAGCATCATGTTCTTCACGCCTGGCCGCAAGAAGGCCAAGTTGTTCGGCGACAGCGATGACGGCATGGTCACCAGCTTCAGCAACATTGACTCCCAG GAAAGAACAAGCATCAACAAGAGGGTAAGGAGGCTGCAAGACCTCATGACCAACATGGACAAG GTCATTGTGCGGTACAGAAACTTTACTCTGAATTTGTCACTACAG GTTGACCAACGGGTGGACCGGTGCCGGCGTGAGGATAGGGCCGGTGGATGGAACAGAAGACAGTGGACGATATTGACATTGGAGAACGGGCGCATCTCCATAGGTGGAAGTTTATTTACCTGGACGATGTTGGG GATATTCTGTGGCCCAAGTTCCCTACAGAATAATGCCCAGTCTAATCTCAATAGTGGGCATGATAGCCTCAAACTTCTCTTTTCAACATTGAAGAAGCGGTTTACTCGGATCAGTGGGCATGCACTTAGAAAAATAGCTAGAGAGTACGAGGAGATATTCCTGGAGTAA
- the LOC119276164 gene encoding uncharacterized protein LOC119276164 isoform X2, protein MMPHITEIKMAMRMPMPPADIGESVTAGNGSSDLSRIFSMSYWKDTNSSIMFFTPGRKKAKLFGDSDDGMVTSFSNIDSQERTSINKRVRRLQDLMTNMDKVDQRVDRCRREDRAGGWNRRQWTILTLENGRISIGGSLFTWTMLGIFCGPSSLQNNAQSNLNSGHDSLKLLFSTLKKRFTRISGHALRKIAREYEEIFLE, encoded by the exons ATGATGCCGCACATCACAGAGATCAAGATGGCCATGCGCATGCCGATGCCGCCCGCCGACATCGGCGAGAGCGTCACCGCCGGCAACGGCTCTAGTGACCTTTCCAGGATCTTCTCCATGAGCTACTGGAAGGACACCAACTCCAGCATCATGTTCTTCACGCCTGGCCGCAAGAAGGCCAAGTTGTTCGGCGACAGCGATGACGGCATGGTCACCAGCTTCAGCAACATTGACTCCCAG GAAAGAACAAGCATCAACAAGAGGGTAAGGAGGCTGCAAGACCTCATGACCAACATGGACAAG GTTGACCAACGGGTGGACCGGTGCCGGCGTGAGGATAGGGCCGGTGGATGGAACAGAAGACAGTGGACGATATTGACATTGGAGAACGGGCGCATCTCCATAGGTGGAAGTTTATTTACCTGGACGATGTTGGG GATATTCTGTGGCCCAAGTTCCCTACAGAATAATGCCCAGTCTAATCTCAATAGTGGGCATGATAGCCTCAAACTTCTCTTTTCAACATTGAAGAAGCGGTTTACTCGGATCAGTGGGCATGCACTTAGAAAAATAGCTAGAGAGTACGAGGAGATATTCCTGGAGTAA
- the LOC119276164 gene encoding uncharacterized protein LOC119276164 isoform X4, whose product MMPHITEIKMAMRMPMPPADIGESVTAGNGSSDLSRIFSMSYWKDTNSSIMFFTPGRKKAKLFGDSDDGMVTSFSNIDSQERTSINKRVRRLQDLMTNMDKVIVRYRNFTLNLSLQVDQRVDRCRREDRAGGWNRRQWTILTLENGRISIGGSLFTWTMLGVYSNNTKCNSNLRPTRNSNIGGFQSNADIRLC is encoded by the exons ATGATGCCGCACATCACAGAGATCAAGATGGCCATGCGCATGCCGATGCCGCCCGCCGACATCGGCGAGAGCGTCACCGCCGGCAACGGCTCTAGTGACCTTTCCAGGATCTTCTCCATGAGCTACTGGAAGGACACCAACTCCAGCATCATGTTCTTCACGCCTGGCCGCAAGAAGGCCAAGTTGTTCGGCGACAGCGATGACGGCATGGTCACCAGCTTCAGCAACATTGACTCCCAG GAAAGAACAAGCATCAACAAGAGGGTAAGGAGGCTGCAAGACCTCATGACCAACATGGACAAG GTCATTGTGCGGTACAGAAACTTTACTCTGAATTTGTCACTACAG GTTGACCAACGGGTGGACCGGTGCCGGCGTGAGGATAGGGCCGGTGGATGGAACAGAAGACAGTGGACGATATTGACATTGGAGAACGGGCGCATCTCCATAGGTGGAAGTTTATTTACCTGGACGATGTTGGG TGTGTATAGTAACAACACGAAATGCAATAGTAATTTGAGGCCTACAAGAAACAGTAACATCGGCGGATTCCAGTCCAATGCAGATATTAGGCTTTGCTAA
- the LOC119276164 gene encoding uncharacterized protein LOC119276164 isoform X3: MMPHITEIKMAMRMPMPPADIGESVTAGNGSSDLSRIFSMSYWKDTNSSIMFFTPGRKKAKLFGDSDDGMVTSFSNIDSQERTSINKRVRRLQDLMTNMDKVIVRYRNFTLNLSLQVDQRVDRCRREDRAGGWNRRQWTILTLENGRISIGGSLFTWTMLGRSLCFSVYSNNTKCNSNLRPTRNSNIGGFQSNADIRLC, from the exons ATGATGCCGCACATCACAGAGATCAAGATGGCCATGCGCATGCCGATGCCGCCCGCCGACATCGGCGAGAGCGTCACCGCCGGCAACGGCTCTAGTGACCTTTCCAGGATCTTCTCCATGAGCTACTGGAAGGACACCAACTCCAGCATCATGTTCTTCACGCCTGGCCGCAAGAAGGCCAAGTTGTTCGGCGACAGCGATGACGGCATGGTCACCAGCTTCAGCAACATTGACTCCCAG GAAAGAACAAGCATCAACAAGAGGGTAAGGAGGCTGCAAGACCTCATGACCAACATGGACAAG GTCATTGTGCGGTACAGAAACTTTACTCTGAATTTGTCACTACAG GTTGACCAACGGGTGGACCGGTGCCGGCGTGAGGATAGGGCCGGTGGATGGAACAGAAGACAGTGGACGATATTGACATTGGAGAACGGGCGCATCTCCATAGGTGGAAGTTTATTTACCTGGACGATGTTGGG TCGAAGTCTTTGTTTTAGTGTGTATAGTAACAACACGAAATGCAATAGTAATTTGAGGCCTACAAGAAACAGTAACATCGGCGGATTCCAGTCCAATGCAGATATTAGGCTTTGCTAA